In Salvelinus namaycush isolate Seneca unplaced genomic scaffold, SaNama_1.0 Scaffold3313, whole genome shotgun sequence, the sequence TATACCCATTAGGAAAATAAAAATAAGATTAGATTATACCCATTAGGAAAATAAAACAAGATTAGATTATACCCATTAGGAAAATAAAACAAGATTAGATTATACCCATTAGGAAAATAAAACAAAGTACGAATAGCAAAGAACGTTTCTCCGGTGAACACCATTATGTCACCACCTTCAGATACAACATGTAGAACTCTCATAGAGACTAAAGAACGTTTCTCCGGTTAACACCATTATGTCACCACCCTCAGATACAACATGTAGAACTCTCATAGAGACTAAAGAACGTTTCTCCGGTTAACACCATTATGTCACCACCTTCAGATACAACATGTGGAACTCTCATAGAGACTAAAGAACGTTTCTCCGGTTAACACCATTATGTCACCACCTTCAGATACAACATGTGGAACTCTCATAGAGACTAAAGAACGTTTCTCCGGTTAACACCATTATGTCACCACCTTCAGATACAACATGTGGAACTCTCATAGAGACTAAAGAACGTTTCTCCGGTTAACACCATTATGTCACCACCTTCAGATACAACATGTGGAACTCTCATAGAGACTAAAGAACGTTTCTCCGGTTAACACCATTATGTCACCACCTTCAGATACAACATGTGGATCTCTGTAATGTGGTACAACTCATCAGATGTGGGTCCAGATCATAGCTGGATAGTTTTATTCTGTAGTGTTTCAGTCTGATAAACGTGGTACAACTCATCAGATGTGGGTCCAGATCATAGCTGGATAGTTTTATTCTGTAGTGTTTCAGTCTGATAAACGTGGTACATCTCATCAGATGTGGGTCCAGATCATAGCTGGATAGTTTTATTCTGTAGTGTTTCAGTCTGATAAACGTGGTACAACTCATCAGATGTGGGTCCAGATCATAGCTGGATAGTTTTATTCTGTAGTGTTTCAGTCTGATAAACGTGGTACATCTCATCAGATGTGGGTCCAGATCATAGCTGGATAGTTTTATTCTGTAGTGTTTCAGTCTGATAAACGTGGTACAACTCATCAGATGTGGGTCCAGATCATAGCTGGATAGTTTTATTCTCTACAAAGTGTTTCAGTCTGATAAACATGGTACAACTCATCAGATGTGGGTCCAGATCATAGCTGGATAGTTTTATTCTGTAGTGTTTCAGTCTGATAAACGTGGTACAACTCATCAGATGTGGGTCCAGATCATAGCTGGATAGTTTTATTCTGTAGTGTTTCAGTCTGATAAACATGGTACAACTCATCAGATGTGGGTCCAGATCATAGCtggatatttttattctgtagtgTTTCAGTCTGATAAACATGGTACAACTCATCAGATGTGGGTCCAGATCGTAGCTGGATAGTTTTATTCTGTAGTGTTTCAGTCTGATAAACGTGGTACAACTCATCAGATGTGGGTCCAGATCATAGCTGGATAGTTTTATTCTGTAGTGTTTCAGTCTGATAAACGTGGTACAACTCATCAGATGTGGGTCCAGATCATAGCTGGATAGTTTTATTCTGTAGTGTTTCAGTCTGATAAACGTGGTACAACTCATCAGATGTGGGTCCAGATCATAGCTGGATAGTTTTATTCTGTAGTGTTTCAGTCTGATAAACGTGGTACAACTCATCAGATGTGGGTCCAGATCATAGCTGGATAGTTTTATTCTGTAGTGTTTCAGTCTGATAAACGTGGTACAACTCATCAGATGTGGGTCCAGATCATAGCTGGATAGTTTTATTCTGTAGTGTTTCAGTCTGATAAACATGGTACAACTCATCAGATGTGGGACCAGATCATAGCTGGATAGTTTTATTCTGTAGTGTTTCAGTCTGATAAACATGGTACAACTCATCAGATGTGGGACCAGATCATAGCTGGATAGTTTTATTCTGTAGTGTTTCAGTCTGATAAACGTGGTACAACTCATCAGATGTGGGTCCAGATCATAGCTGGATAGTTTTATTCTGTAGTGTTTCAGTCTGATAAACATGGTACAACTCATCAGATGTGGGTCCAGATCATAGCTGGATAGTTTTATTCTGTAGTGTTTCAGTCTGATAAACGTGGTACAACTCATCAGATGTGGGTCCAGATCATAGCTGGATAGTTTTATTCTGTAGTGTTTCAGTCTGATAAACGTGGTACAACTCATCAGATGTGGGTCCAGATCATAGCTGGATAGTTTTATTCTGTAGTGTTTCAGTCTGATAAACATGGTACAACTCATCAGATGTGGGTCCAGATCATAGCTGGATAGTTTTATTCTGTAGTGTTTCAGTCTGATAAACGTGGTACAACTCATCAGATGTGGGTCCAGATCATAGCTGGATAGTTTTATTCTGTAGTGTTTCAGTCTGATAAACGTGGTACAACTCATCAGATGTGGGTTCAGATCATAGCTGGATAGTTTTATTCTCTACAAAGTGTTTCAGTCTGATAAACATGGTACAACTCATCAGATGTGGGTCCAGATCATAGCtggatatttttattctgtagtgTTTCAGTCTGATAAACGTGGTACAACTCATCAGATGTGGGTCCAGATCATAGCTGGATAGTTTTATTCTGTAGTGTTTCAGTCTGATAAACGTGGTACAACTCATCAGATGTGGGTCCAGATCATAGCTGGATAGTTTTATTCTGTAGTGTTTCAGTCTGATAAACATGGTACAACTCATCAGATGTGGGTCCAGATCATAGCTGGATAGTTTTATTCTGTAGTGTTTCAGTCTGATAAACGTGGTACAACTCATCAGATGTGGGTCCAGATCATAGCTGGATAATTTTATTCTGTAGTGTTTCAGTCTGATAAACGTGGTACAACTCATCAGATGTGGGTCCAGATCATAGCTggatattttttattctgtagtgTTTCAGTCTGATAAACGTGGTACAACTCATCAGATGTGGGTCCAGATCATAGCTGGATAGTTTTATTCTGTAGTGTTTCAGTCTGATAAACGTGGTACAACTCATCAGATGTGGGTCCAGATCATAGCTGGATAGTTTTATTCTGTAGTGTTTCAGTCTGATAAACGTGGTACAACTCATCAGATGTGGGTCCAGATCATAGCTggatattttttattctgtagtgTTTCAGTCTGATAAACGTGGTACAACTCATCAGATGTGGGTCCAGATCATAGCTGGATAGTTTTATTCTCTACAAAGTGTTTCAGTCTGATAAACGTGGTACAACTCATCAGATGTGGGTCCAGATCATAGCTGGATAGTTTTATTCTGTAGTGTTTCAGTCTGATAAACGTGGTACAACTCATCAGATGTGGGTCCAGATCATAGCTGGATAGTTTTATTCTGTAGTGTTTCAGTCTGATAAACGTGGTACAACTCATCAGATGTGGGTCCAGATCATAGCTggatagttttattctgtacaaagTGTTTCAGTCTGATAAACATGGTACAACTCATCAGATGTGGGTCCAGATCATAGCTGGATAGTTTTATTCTGTAGTGTTTCAGTCTGATAAACGTGGTACAACTCATCAGATGTGGGTCCAGATCATAGCTGGATAGTTTTATTCTGTAGTGTTTCAGTCTGATAAACGTGGTACAACTCATCAGATGTGGGTTCAGATCATAGCTGGATAGTTTTATTCTCTACAAAGTGTTTCAGTCTGATAAACATGGTACAACTCATCAGATGTGGGTCCAGATCATAGCtggatatttttattctgtagtgTTTCAGTCTGATAAACATGGTACAACTCATCAGATGTGGGTCCAGATCATAGCTggatattttttattctgtagtgTTTCAGTCTGATAAACGTGGTACAACTCATCAGATGTGGGTCCAGATCATAGCTGGATAGTTTTATTCTGTAGTGTTTCAGTCTGATAAACGTGGTACAACTCATCAGATGTGGGTCCAGATCATAGCTGGATAGTTTTATTCTGTAGTGTTTCAGTCTGATAAACGTGGTACAACTCATCAGATGTGGGTCCAGATCATAGCTggatagttttattctgtacaaagTGTTTCAGTCTGATAAACATGGTACAACTCATCAGATGTGGGTCCAGATCATAGCTGGATAGTTTTATTCTGTAGTGTTTCAGTCTGATAAACGTGGTACAACTCATCAGATGTGGGTCCAGATCATAGCTGGATAGTTTTATTCTGTAGTGTTTCAGTCTGATAAACGTGGTACAACTCATCAGATGTGGGTCCAGATCATAGCTGGATAGTTTTATTCTGTAGTGTTTCAGTCTGATAAACGTGGTACAACTCATCAGATGTGGGTCCAGATCATAGCTGGATAGTTTTATTCTGTAGTGTTTCAGTCTGATAAACGTGGTACAACTCATCAGATGTGGGTCCAGATCATA encodes:
- the LOC120040176 gene encoding uncharacterized protein LOC120040176; this translates as MSCTTFIRLKHYRIKLSSYDLDPHLMSCTTFIRLKHYRIKLSSYDLDPHLMSCTTFIRLKHYRIKLSSYDLDPHLMSCTMFIRLKHYRIKLSSYDLDPHLMSCTTFIRLKHYRIKLSSYDLDPHLMSCTTFIRLKHYRIKLSSYDLDPHLMSCTMFIRLKHYRIKLSSYDLDPHLMSCTTFIRLKHYRIKLSSYDLVPHLMSCTMFIRLKHYRIKLSSYDLVPHLMSCTMFIRLKHYRIKLSSYDLDPHLMSCTTFIRLKHYRIKLSSYDLDPHLMSCTTFIRLKHYRIKLSSYDLDPHLMSCTTFIRLKHYRIKLSSYDLDPHLMSCTTFIRLKHYRIKLSSYDLDPHLMSCTTFIRLKHYRIKLSSYDLDPHLMSCTMFIRLKHYRIKISSYDLDPHLMSCTMFIRLKHYRIKLSSYDLDPHLMSCTTFIRLKHYRIKLSSYDLDPHLMSCTMFIRLKHFVENKTIQL